The following proteins come from a genomic window of Prionailurus viverrinus isolate Anna chromosome D1, UM_Priviv_1.0, whole genome shotgun sequence:
- the LOC125176049 gene encoding olfactory receptor 51A4-like has product MGPINSSWFQPPTLLLTGIPGLEAVQIWISIPLCVMYLIALLGNCIILFVIKNTSSLHDPQYIFLTMLATTDVGLSLSTLPTVLSVFLLNHREIEFHSCLTQMFFIHTFSSMESAILLAMAFDRFVAIRNPLHYTVVLTSPRIMGMGIAAMVRAVVLMVPLPILLKRLSFCRDVILSHCYCYHPDVMKLACGPVRVNIIYGLSLVLCSFGVDSVFIVISHILILKTVLGIASEDGQLRALNTCISHIFTVCIFYVPLIVLALIHRFGTFTSPLLHVTMANLFLFLTPVLNPLVYSLKTKQIRSAVHKVLRARRNLLK; this is encoded by the coding sequence ATGGGTCCTATAAACAGTAGCTGGTTCCAGCCACCCACTCTTCTCCTAACAGGCATTCCTGGACTGGAGGCTGTACAAATATGGATCTCTATCCCACTGTGTGTCATGTATCTAATTGCTCTCCTGGGGAACTGCATCATCCTCTTTGTTATCAAAAACACCTCCAGCCTTCATGACCCTCAATACATCTTCCTAACGATGCTGGCAACCACAGATGTGGGTCTGTCTTTATCAACTCTACCTACGGTACTCAGTGTCTTCCTCTTGAATCACAGAGAAATTGAGTTCCATTCTTGTCTGACACAAATGTTCTTCATCCATACCTTCTCCTCCATGGAGTCAGCCATCCTGTTGGCCATGGCCTTTGACCGATTTGTAGCTATTCGCAACCCATTGCACTACACTGTGGTCTTAACCTCTCCTCGGATCATGGGGATGGGAATTGCAGCCATGGTTAGGGCTGTGGTGTTGATGGTACCCTTGCCAATCCTGCTCAAGCGATTGTCCTTCTGCAGGGATGTTATTCTATCACATTGTTACTGCTACCACCCTGATGTTATGAAGCTGGCCTGTGGCCCTGTCAGAGTCAACATCATCTATGGACTGTCTCTTGTGCTCTGCTCCTTTGGAGTTGACTCTGTGTTCATTGTCATTTCACACATCCTTATTTTGAAAACAGTGCTGGGTATTGCTTCAGAAGATGGTCAGCTCAGAGCGCTTAATACTTGCATTTCCCACATTTTCACTGTCTGCATCTTTTATGTGCCACTCATTGTCCTGGCTCTAATTCATAGGTTTGGTACATTCACATCTCCTCTTCTCCATGTCACCATGGccaatctctttctcttcttgacCCCAGTCCTTAATCCCTTGGTTTATAGCCTAAAAACCAAACAGATAAGGTCTGCAGTACACAAGGTACTCAGGGCCAGGAGAAACTTGCTGAAGTAG